In Nevskia ramosa DSM 11499, the genomic window GTCCCGTCGTCGTAGCCCAGAGCGTCGCGTAATTCTCCCGGATCCGAAGTTCAAGTCCGAACTGCTGACCAAGTTCATGAACATGGTCATGGAAGACGGCAAGAAGTCGGTTGCCGAAAAGATCCTGTACGGCGCGCTGGACCAGATCGCGGCGAAGAAGAAGACCGATGCCCCGATCGTGGTGCTCGAAGCTGCGTTCGACAACGTTCGTCCGAGCGTCGAAGTGAAGTCCCGCCGCGTCGGTGGTGCGACCTATCAGGTGCCGGTTGAAGTGCGCGCCGTGCGCCGCACGAC contains:
- the rpsG gene encoding 30S ribosomal protein S7, giving the protein MSRRRSPERRVILPDPKFKSELLTKFMNMVMEDGKKSVAEKILYGALDQIAAKKKTDAPIVVLEAAFDNVRPSVEVKSRRVGGATYQVPVEVRAVRRTTLAMRWLIDAARARGEKSMADRLAGELLDASEHRGAAVKKREDTHKMAEANKAFAHFRW